One stretch of Pseudomonas fragi DNA includes these proteins:
- a CDS encoding chemotaxis protein CheW, whose translation MKQSAAQGSEDPILQWVTFKLDNETYGINVMQVQEVLRYTEIAPVPGAPSYVLGIINLRGNVVTVIDTRQRFGLYNAEITDNSRIVIIEADKQVVGILVDSVAEVVYLRQSEIETAPNVGNDESAKFIQGVCNKNGELLILVELDKMMTEEEWSDLENI comes from the coding sequence ATGAAACAGTCAGCGGCACAGGGTTCTGAAGATCCGATCCTGCAATGGGTTACCTTCAAGCTGGACAACGAGACCTACGGCATCAACGTGATGCAGGTGCAGGAAGTGCTGCGTTACACCGAAATCGCACCGGTACCGGGTGCGCCTTCCTACGTGTTGGGCATCATCAATCTGCGCGGCAACGTGGTAACGGTTATCGATACCCGTCAGCGTTTTGGTCTGTACAACGCCGAAATCACCGATAACTCACGCATCGTCATCATCGAAGCTGACAAGCAAGTGGTCGGGATTCTGGTTGATAGCGTGGCAGAGGTGGTGTATCTGCGTCAGTCCGAGATCGAGACGGCGCCTAACGTAGGCAATGACGAATCGGCCAAGTTTATCCAGGGCGTGTGCAACAAGAACGGCGAGCTGCTGATTCTGGTCGAGCTGGACAAAATGATGACCGAGGAAGAATGGTCGGATCTGGAGAACATCTGA
- a CDS encoding CheW domain-containing protein, with translation MTQPVALSNRSQVALQSYLDDLLFDATQAEAAGPVPVEPLAEPALEVIDEAPLAMPVELEQVGVPAEALAHPLVEVHRPSAPGAHLPIPDDGRPAWAGEPFECLLFDVAGLTLAVPLVCLGSIYSLAGRELTPLFGQPDWFLGILPSQSGKLNVLDTARWVMPERYREDFREGLQYVISVQGYEWGLAVHQVSRSLRLHPNEIKWRSQRGQRPWLAGTVIEHMCALLDVEQLAALIAKGKS, from the coding sequence ATGACGCAGCCAGTAGCACTTTCCAACCGTTCGCAAGTGGCCTTGCAGTCGTATCTCGACGATTTGCTGTTCGATGCTACCCAGGCTGAGGCGGCCGGACCCGTGCCGGTGGAGCCGCTGGCCGAGCCAGCGCTTGAAGTCATCGACGAGGCACCGCTGGCAATGCCGGTCGAGCTGGAGCAAGTGGGGGTGCCGGCCGAGGCGTTGGCCCATCCGCTGGTCGAGGTGCATCGGCCCAGCGCACCCGGTGCGCATTTGCCAATCCCCGATGACGGCCGCCCGGCGTGGGCTGGCGAACCCTTCGAATGCCTGTTGTTCGACGTGGCCGGCTTGACGCTGGCGGTGCCGCTGGTGTGCCTGGGTTCGATTTATTCCCTGGCCGGGCGTGAACTGACCCCGCTGTTCGGTCAACCGGACTGGTTTTTGGGGATCCTGCCTAGCCAGAGCGGCAAGCTCAATGTCCTGGACACCGCACGCTGGGTGATGCCAGAGCGCTATCGCGAGGACTTTCGCGAAGGCCTGCAATACGTTATTTCGGTGCAGGGCTACGAATGGGGGTTGGCGGTGCATCAGGTCAGCCGTTCGTTGCGCCTGCACCCCAACGAGATCAAGTGGCGCTCCCAGCGCGGGCAACGCCCGTGGCTGGCGGGCACCGTGATAGAACACATGTGCGCGTTGCTGGACGTGGAGCAACTGGCGGCATTGATTGCCAAGGGCAAGTCATAA
- a CDS encoding ParA family protein, translating to MRVWAVANQKGGVGKTTTSIALAGLLAEAGKRVVIVDLDPHGSMTSYFGYDPDGLEHSVYDLFLHQGQVPEGLAAQLLLPTSHEKIALLPATTALATLERQAPGQSGLGLVIARSLAQLWQDYDYAIIDSPPILGVLMVNALAASQQLIIPVQTEHLALKGLERMVHTLRMINRSRPQELPFCIVPTLFDRRTQASMSTLRVLRDVYPDTLWQGFIPVDTRLRDASRAGQTPSQFDDKTRGVIAYRALLKHVLTRQLAPQVA from the coding sequence ATGAGAGTCTGGGCAGTAGCCAATCAAAAAGGTGGGGTCGGCAAGACCACCACATCCATCGCCCTGGCCGGTTTGCTGGCAGAGGCGGGCAAACGTGTGGTGATTGTCGATCTCGACCCGCACGGTTCCATGACCAGCTACTTCGGTTATGACCCCGATGGCCTGGAGCACAGCGTCTACGACCTGTTTCTGCATCAGGGCCAGGTGCCCGAAGGCCTGGCGGCGCAACTGCTGCTGCCCACCAGCCACGAAAAAATCGCCTTGCTGCCGGCCACCACGGCACTGGCAACCCTGGAGCGTCAGGCTCCGGGGCAAAGCGGCCTGGGCCTGGTGATTGCCCGCAGTCTGGCGCAACTGTGGCAGGACTATGACTACGCGATCATCGACAGTCCGCCGATTCTGGGGGTGCTGATGGTCAATGCGCTGGCGGCCAGCCAGCAGTTGATTATCCCGGTGCAGACCGAGCATCTGGCGCTCAAGGGCCTGGAGCGCATGGTGCATACTCTGCGCATGATCAACCGCTCGCGCCCCCAGGAGCTGCCGTTCTGCATCGTGCCGACGTTGTTCGACCGGCGTACCCAGGCGTCGATGAGCACCTTGCGGGTGTTGCGTGATGTGTATCCCGACACCCTGTGGCAGGGCTTTATCCCGGTCGATACCCGTTTGCGCGATGCCAGCCGGGCAGGGCAGACGCCTTCGCAGTTCGATGACAAAACCCGTGGGGTGATCGCCTACCGTGCATTGCTCAAGCACGTCCTGACCCGCCAGCTTGCACCGCAGGTGGCGTGA
- the motD gene encoding flagellar motor protein MotD: MSRRRRHTDEHVNHERWLVSYADFITLLFAFFVVMYSISSINEGKYRVISQALVGVFNDAERSITPVPIGEERPLTTQPAEPLIKDSENTDAGLGQRPDDPLKTIANDITNAFGDLIASKQLTVRGNELWVEIELNSSLLFGSGDAMPSNAAFEIIDKVAAVLKPFENPIHVEGFTDDLPIRTAQYPTNWELSSARSASIVRMLAMQGVNPGRMASVGYGEFQPVANNATPEGRALNRRVVLVVSRNLEVRRSLTGTGTAHATPDAALKRAGTQTAPPQTQPLVRGNAVNSPSPPL, from the coding sequence ATGAGCCGGCGCCGCCGCCACACGGATGAACACGTCAATCACGAACGTTGGCTGGTGTCCTACGCGGACTTCATCACCTTGCTGTTTGCCTTTTTCGTGGTCATGTACTCGATCTCCTCGATCAATGAAGGAAAGTACCGGGTGATTTCCCAGGCCCTGGTCGGGGTTTTCAATGATGCCGAGCGCAGCATCACGCCGGTGCCCATCGGTGAAGAGCGCCCGCTGACCACCCAGCCCGCCGAGCCGCTGATCAAAGACAGCGAAAATACCGACGCCGGTTTGGGCCAGAGGCCCGATGACCCGCTCAAGACCATCGCCAATGACATCACCAACGCTTTTGGCGATCTGATCGCGTCCAAACAATTGACGGTGCGCGGCAATGAGCTGTGGGTCGAGATCGAGCTCAACTCCAGCCTGCTGTTCGGCAGCGGCGATGCGATGCCCAGCAATGCGGCCTTCGAGATTATCGACAAAGTGGCCGCAGTCCTTAAACCGTTTGAAAACCCGATCCATGTCGAAGGTTTTACTGACGACCTGCCGATCCGTACTGCGCAGTACCCGACCAACTGGGAGCTGTCATCGGCGCGTTCGGCGAGCATCGTGCGCATGCTTGCGATGCAGGGCGTCAACCCCGGGCGCATGGCGTCGGTGGGCTACGGCGAATTCCAGCCGGTGGCCAACAACGCCACGCCAGAGGGGCGCGCGCTCAATCGCCGGGTCGTGCTGGTGGTGTCGCGCAACCTTGAAGTGCGCCGCAGCCTGACCGGCACGGGTACCGCCCATGCAACACCGGATGCCGCCCTCAAGCGGGCTGGCACACAAACTGCACCGCCACAGACACAGCCACTGGTTCGCGGGAATGCCGTCAATTCTCCGTCACCACCCCTATAA
- a CDS encoding flagellar motor protein — MDVLSLIGIIMAFVAIIGGNYLEGGHLGALANGPAALIVLGGTVGAALLQSPMSAFKRAMHTVVWILFPPRIDMTGGIDRVVNWSLTARKEGLLGLEGVADTEPDSYSRKGLQLLVDGVEPETIRSVLEVDYLTQESRDIEAAKVFESMGGYAPTIGIIGAVMGLIHVMGNLADPGQLGSGIAVAFVATIYGVASANLVLLPIASKLKAIAMRQSLYREMLLEGILSIAEGENPRSIELKLQGFTG, encoded by the coding sequence ATGGACGTGCTCAGCCTGATTGGCATCATCATGGCGTTTGTCGCGATTATCGGCGGCAATTACCTGGAGGGCGGCCATCTCGGTGCCCTGGCCAATGGCCCGGCGGCGTTGATCGTGCTGGGCGGGACGGTGGGGGCGGCGTTGTTGCAGTCGCCCATGAGCGCATTCAAAAGGGCGATGCACACCGTGGTGTGGATCTTGTTCCCGCCGCGTATCGACATGACGGGCGGCATCGACCGCGTGGTTAACTGGAGCCTGACAGCGCGCAAGGAAGGCTTGCTGGGCCTGGAAGGCGTGGCCGATACCGAGCCCGACAGCTATTCGCGCAAGGGCCTGCAATTGCTGGTCGACGGCGTCGAGCCGGAAACCATCCGCAGCGTGCTGGAAGTCGATTACCTGACCCAGGAAAGCCGCGATATCGAGGCCGCCAAAGTGTTTGAAAGCATGGGCGGCTATGCGCCGACCATCGGCATTATCGGTGCGGTGATGGGCTTGATCCATGTGATGGGCAACCTGGCCGACCCGGGGCAACTGGGCAGCGGCATTGCCGTGGCATTTGTCGCGACCATTTACGGCGTGGCCAGCGCCAACCTGGTGTTGCTGCCCATTGCCAGCAAGCTCAAGGCGATTGCCATGCGCCAGTCGCTGTACCGCGAGATGTTGCTCGAAGGCATCCTGTCGATTGCCGAGGGCGAGAACCCGCGTTCCATTGAACTCAAACTGCAAGGCTTTACGGGTTAA
- a CDS encoding protein-glutamate methylesterase/protein-glutamine glutaminase: MVVKVLVVDDSGFFRRRVSEILSADPTIQVIGTATNGKEAIDQALALKPDVITMDYEMPLMDGITAVRHIMQRCPTPVLMFSSLTHEGARVTLDALDAGAVDFLPKNFEDISRNPEKVKQMLCEKVHSISRSNRRMSSYSAPAPVAPAAVPRPAPGGFAAPAAQPAPARTTPIASRSAAGPVAASGAPKRKAYKLVAIGTSTGGPVALQRVLTQLPGNFPAPIVLVQHMPAAFTKAFAERLDKLCRISVKEAEDGDILRPGLALLAPGGKQMMIDGRGAVRILPGDERLNYKPCVDITFGSAAKSFGDKVLAVVLTGMGADGREGARMLKQGGSQVWAQDEASCVIYGMPMAIVKASLADAVYSLDDIGRHLVEACH, translated from the coding sequence ATGGTAGTCAAGGTCCTGGTGGTGGATGATTCCGGTTTTTTCCGCCGCCGCGTCTCGGAAATTCTGTCGGCTGACCCGACCATTCAAGTGATCGGCACCGCCACCAATGGCAAGGAAGCGATTGATCAGGCCCTGGCGCTCAAGCCGGACGTGATCACTATGGATTACGAGATGCCGCTGATGGATGGCATCACGGCCGTGCGCCATATCATGCAGCGCTGCCCGACCCCGGTACTGATGTTCTCCTCGCTGACCCACGAGGGCGCCCGCGTCACCCTCGATGCGCTGGACGCCGGGGCGGTGGATTTCCTGCCGAAAAATTTCGAAGACATCTCGCGTAACCCGGAGAAGGTCAAGCAGATGCTGTGCGAAAAAGTACACAGCATTTCGCGCAGCAACCGGCGCATGTCCAGCTACAGCGCACCGGCCCCTGTAGCGCCGGCTGCTGTGCCACGGCCTGCGCCGGGCGGTTTTGCCGCGCCCGCCGCGCAACCGGCACCCGCGCGTACCACACCGATTGCCAGCCGCAGTGCTGCCGGGCCTGTTGCGGCTTCTGGCGCGCCCAAGCGCAAGGCCTACAAACTGGTGGCCATTGGTACCTCGACCGGCGGGCCGGTGGCCTTGCAGCGTGTATTGACGCAGCTGCCGGGTAATTTCCCGGCGCCGATCGTGCTGGTGCAGCACATGCCGGCAGCGTTTACCAAGGCCTTTGCCGAGCGTCTGGACAAGCTCTGTCGCATCAGCGTCAAGGAAGCCGAGGACGGCGATATCCTGCGCCCGGGCCTGGCCCTGCTGGCACCCGGCGGCAAGCAGATGATGATCGACGGTCGCGGTGCAGTACGCATCCTGCCGGGCGATGAGCGCCTGAACTACAAGCCGTGCGTGGATATCACCTTCGGCTCGGCGGCCAAGTCCTTTGGTGACAAAGTATTGGCGGTGGTCTTGACCGGTATGGGCGCCGATGGTCGCGAAGGCGCGCGCATGCTCAAGCAGGGCGGCAGCCAGGTGTGGGCGCAGGACGAAGCCAGTTGCGTGATCTACGGCATGCCGATGGCCATCGTCAAGGCCAGCCTGGCCGATGCGGTGTACAGCCTGGATGACATTGGCCGCCATCTGGTGGAGGCCTGCCACTGA